A part of Ziziphus jujuba cultivar Dongzao chromosome 8, ASM3175591v1 genomic DNA contains:
- the LOC107408984 gene encoding bark storage protein A, with product MDPEKFAKYCLSIVVLISLVVVVNASSLPSSRRSKYEILKQINRNGPYIGLITVYAPEETAFFGNGAFKPNPNHPFVDLSGRRFKIGKVHDKKVIYVRCGIGMVNAAAATQQMVDLFNVAGIVHFGIAGNVNNSMSIGDVSIPKQLADTGLWDWVNPNGTLDSTDVAHLEIETYNVPKGGENLLGSIGYMQEQFFSASGKPNVSQPLFWIHVNQQWLQVASKLERMDNLLERCVNSSLCLPEKPKVVVGLRGATANIFVDNAAYRDYLFNTFHISSNDMESAAVVMTSVSNGFPVIVIRGLSDLAGGQSGQNGIQTFGSLAARNTANVVVQFLKELKT from the exons ATGGATCCAGaaaagtttgcaaaatattGTTTGAGCATTGTGGTTTTGATATCCTTGGTGGTAGTTGTTAATGCATCTTCATTGCCATCAAGCAGGAGATCAAAATATGAAATACTCAAGCAAATTAATCGAAATGGACCATATATTGGTCTTATTACTGTTTATGCACCTGAAGAAACTgctttttttggtaatggtGCTTTTAAGCCTAATCCAAATCACCCATTCGTTGATCTCTCTG GTCGGCGATTCAAAATTGGAAAGGTTCATGATAAGAAAGTCATATATGTGAGATGCGGCATTGGAATG GTGAACGCAGCTGCAGCAACACAACAAATGGTGGATTTGTTTAACGTTGCCGGAATTGTCCATTTTGGTATCGCCGGAAATGTCAACAACTCCATGTCTATCGGAGATGTTTCAATTCCCAAGCAGTTAGCTGACACTGGCCTTTGGGATTGGGTG AACCCAAATGGGACTTTGGACTCTACTGATGTTGCTCACTTGGAGATTGAAACCTACAATGTCCCAAAAGGAGGAGAAAACCTATTGGGAAGCATTGGCTATATGCAAGAACAATTCTTCTCAGCTTCAGGGAAGCCAAACGTTTCTCAACCATTGTTCTGGATACACGTTAATCAGCAATGGCTTCAAGTTGCTTCCAAATTAGAG AGAATGGATAATCTGCTGGAAAGATGTGTGAATTCGAGTTTGTGTCTACCAGAGAAGCCAAAGGTAGTAGTAGGGCTAAGGGGAGCAACAGCCAACATTTTTGTCGACAATGCAGCGTACAGAGATTACCTTTTCAACACGTTCCATATTTCTTCCAATGACATGGAGAGTGCTGCTGTTGTTATG ACAAGCGTGTCGAACGGGTTTCCGGTGATCGTAATTAGAGGGCTATCGGACCTTGCAGGAGGACAATCGGGGCAGAATGGAATTCAAACCTTTGGATCCCTTGCTGCTCGTAATACTGCCAATGTTGTTGTTCAGTTTTTAAAGGAGCTCAAAACTTAA
- the LOC107413088 gene encoding bark storage protein A isoform X1: protein MGLEKFGKCLSMAAWMSLLVVYAYAEGSSRKWRNEVLKQVNSKGPYIGLITVFPPEETAFFGTGAFKPSPIHSSLDLSGRRFRIGKVHDKKVIYVRCGVGMVNAAAATQQMVDLFEIVGIIHFGIAGNINASMSIGDITIPKQFAHTGIWDWVNQNGTLDSNDTVAHLDFETYNVPKGGHNILGQIRYIHEEFFSVSGEPNIARPLFWLEVNQEWLHVATKLERMELEQCINKSLCLPKKPKLVVGLRGTTANIFVDNAAYRDFLFHSFHVASTDMESAAVVMTSVSNGIPVIVIRGLSDKAGGQSGQNAIKTFGPLAARNAAKAVLQFLKQLN, encoded by the exons ATGGGTTTAGAAAAGTTTGGAAAATGTTTGAGCATGGCGGCTTGGATGTCCTTGCTAGTTGTCTATGCATATGCAGAAGGATCAAGCAGGAAATGGAGAAATGAGGTACTCAAACAAGTAAATAGCAAAGGACCATATATTGGCCTTATTACAGTTTTTCCACCAGAAGAAACTGCCTTTTTTGGTACTGGGGCTTTTAAGCCTAGTCCTATTCACTCTTCCTTGGATTTATCAG GCAGGAGGTTCCGAATAGGGAAGGTACATGATAAAAAAGTCATCTATGTGAGATGTGGGGTTGGAATG GTGAATGCTGCAGCTGCAACACAGCAAATGGTGGATCTGTTTGAGATTGTGGGAATTATCCATTTTGGCATTGCTGGCAATATCAACGCCTCTATGTCTATTGGAGATATTACTATTCCCAAGCAGTTTGCTCACACTGGGATTTGGGATTGGgtg AACCAAAATGGAACATTGGACAGCAATGACACTGTTGCTCACTTGGATTTTGAAACATATAATGTACCAAAAGGGGGACACAACATCTTGGGACAAATTCGGTATATTCATGAGGAGTTTTTCTCAGTTTCTGGAGAACCAAACATTGCTAGGCCATTGTTTTGGTTAGAGGTTAATCAGGAGTGGCTTCATGTTGCTACCAAACTGGAG AGAATGGAATTGGAACAATGCATAAATAAGAGTTTGTGTCTGCCTAAAAAGCCCAAGCTAGTTGTTGGGCTAAGAGGCACAACAGCAAATATATTTGTGGACAATGCAGCTTATAGGGACTTCCTTTTCCATTCCTTCCATGTTGCATCCACAGACATGGAGAGTGCTGCAGTTGTAATG ACGAGTGTGTCAAACGGGATTCCAGTGATTGTTATTCGAGGGCTATCAGACAAAGCTGGGGGACAATCAGGGCAAAATGCAATTAAAACCTTTGGACCTCTTGCAGCTCGTAATGCTGCCAAAGCTGTGCTTCAGTTTTTGAAGCAATTAAATTAA
- the LOC107413088 gene encoding bark storage protein A isoform X2 — MGLEKFGKCLSMAAWMSLLVVYAYAEGSSRKWRNEVLKQVNSKGPYIGLITVFPPEETAFFGTGAFKPSPIHSSLDLSGRRFRIGKVHDKKVIYVRCGVGMNQNGTLDSNDTVAHLDFETYNVPKGGHNILGQIRYIHEEFFSVSGEPNIARPLFWLEVNQEWLHVATKLERMELEQCINKSLCLPKKPKLVVGLRGTTANIFVDNAAYRDFLFHSFHVASTDMESAAVVMTSVSNGIPVIVIRGLSDKAGGQSGQNAIKTFGPLAARNAAKAVLQFLKQLN, encoded by the exons ATGGGTTTAGAAAAGTTTGGAAAATGTTTGAGCATGGCGGCTTGGATGTCCTTGCTAGTTGTCTATGCATATGCAGAAGGATCAAGCAGGAAATGGAGAAATGAGGTACTCAAACAAGTAAATAGCAAAGGACCATATATTGGCCTTATTACAGTTTTTCCACCAGAAGAAACTGCCTTTTTTGGTACTGGGGCTTTTAAGCCTAGTCCTATTCACTCTTCCTTGGATTTATCAG GCAGGAGGTTCCGAATAGGGAAGGTACATGATAAAAAAGTCATCTATGTGAGATGTGGGGTTGGAATG AACCAAAATGGAACATTGGACAGCAATGACACTGTTGCTCACTTGGATTTTGAAACATATAATGTACCAAAAGGGGGACACAACATCTTGGGACAAATTCGGTATATTCATGAGGAGTTTTTCTCAGTTTCTGGAGAACCAAACATTGCTAGGCCATTGTTTTGGTTAGAGGTTAATCAGGAGTGGCTTCATGTTGCTACCAAACTGGAG AGAATGGAATTGGAACAATGCATAAATAAGAGTTTGTGTCTGCCTAAAAAGCCCAAGCTAGTTGTTGGGCTAAGAGGCACAACAGCAAATATATTTGTGGACAATGCAGCTTATAGGGACTTCCTTTTCCATTCCTTCCATGTTGCATCCACAGACATGGAGAGTGCTGCAGTTGTAATG ACGAGTGTGTCAAACGGGATTCCAGTGATTGTTATTCGAGGGCTATCAGACAAAGCTGGGGGACAATCAGGGCAAAATGCAATTAAAACCTTTGGACCTCTTGCAGCTCGTAATGCTGCCAAAGCTGTGCTTCAGTTTTTGAAGCAATTAAATTAA
- the LOC107413089 gene encoding 3-phosphoinositide-dependent protein kinase 1, with amino-acid sequence MLAMEKDFDARLKIQGNSSNGGNVQRSKSFAFRAPQEQFTIQDFDLGKIYGVGSYSKVVRAKKKDTGTVYALKIMDKKFITKENKTAYVKLERIVLDQLDHPGIVRLFFTFQDTFSLYMALESCEGGELFDQITRKTRLPEDEARFYAAEVVDALEYIHGMGLIHRDIKPENLLLTSDGHIKIADFGSVKPMQDSRITVLPNAASDDKACTFVGTAAYVPPEVLNSSPATFGNDIWALGCTLYQMLSGTSPFKDASEWLIFQRIIARDIRFPDYFSPEARDLIDRLLDLDPIRRPGAGPGGYAALKMHPFFNGIDWKNLRTQSPPKLALESGSQSGERDDSHDSTWNPSHIGDCAVRQSEGNNAATSSSDASGHITRLASIDSFDSKWQQFLEPGESVLMISMVKKIQKITSKKVQLILTNKPKLIYVDPAKLIVKGNIIWSDNPNDLNIQVTSPSNFKICTPKKVLTFEDGKQRAWQWKKAIEGLQNR; translated from the exons ATGTTGGCAATGGAGAAGGATTTTGATGCTAGGTTGAAGATTCAGGGGAATTCTTCTAATGGTGGCAACGTTCAGAGATCCAAAAGCTTCGCTTTTCGAGCTCCCCAGGAACAATTTACCATTCAGGACTTTGATTTGGGAAAGATCTATGGCGTTGGTTCCTATTCAAAG GTTGTGAGGGCAAAGAAAAAGGACACAGGAACTGTTTATGCATTGAAGATCAtggataaaaaatttatcactAAAGAAAATAAGACTGCATATGTGAAGTTGGAACGTATTGTCCTTGATCAGTTGGATCATCCAGGCATTGTTCGGCTATTTTTTACATTCCAGGATACCTTTTCACTAT ACATGGCACTTGAATCCTGTGAGGGTGGAGAACTTTTCGACCAAATAACCAGG AAAACTCGTTTACCTGAAGATGAAGCTCGCTTCTATGCTGCAGAAGTTGTAGATGCACTTGAATATATACATGGTATGGGATTGATACATCGAGATATAAAG CCCGAGAACCTGCTACTTACTTCAGATGGCCATATCAAAATTGCTGATTTTGGGAGTGTGAAGCCTATGCAAGATAGTCGAATTACAGTTCTTCCGAATGCAGCATCAG ATGACAAAGCCTGCACATTTGTTGGAACTGCCGCATATGTTCCTCCGGAAGTCTTGAATTCTTCTCCTGCAACTTTTGG AAATGACATCTGGGCACTTGGCTGTACCTTGTATCAAATGCTTTCAGGAACTTCTCCTTTCAAAGATGCAAGTGAATGGCTTATTTTCCAAAGAATTATAGCTCGGGATATCAGGTTTCCAGATTATTTTTCACCAGAAGCTAGAGACCTCATTGACCGGTTGTTG GATTTAGATCCCATCAGAAGACCAGGCGCTGGACCTGGTGGTTATGCTGCACTCAAGATGCATCCGTTCTTTAATGGAATTGACTGGAAAAATTTGAGAACGCAAAGTCCTCCGAAACTCGCTCTGGAGTCAGGG TCTCAATCAGGTGAGCGAGATGATAGTCATGATTCTACATGGAATCCCTCGCACATAGGAGACTGTGCAGTAAGACAGAGTGAGGGtaataatgctgccacgtcgtCCTCTGATGCATCTGGTCACATTACCAGGCTTGCTTCCATTGATTCCTTTGATTCCAAATG GCAGCAGTTCCTTGAGCCTGGTGAATCAGTCCTTATGATATCGATGGTGAAGAAAATTCAGAAAATAACAAGCAAGAAGGTGCAGCTCATACTCACCAACAAGCCTAAATTAATTTATGTGGACCCTGCAAAGCTTATAGTGAAGGGAAATATAATATGGTCTGACAATCCTAATGACCTCAACATCCAAGTCACAAGCCCTTCGAATTTCAAGATTTGCACG CCAAAAAAGGTATTAACATTTGAGGATGGAAAACAAAGAGCTTGGCAGTGGAAGAAAGCAATAGAGGGGCTTCAGAACCGGTGA